The DNA window TTCTGGGCGATCGGGAACATCAAGGCTCGGACGATGAAGGTCAAAGCGATGATCGCCAGGCCGAAATTCCCGAACGTGTGAAACAGGAACATCAGCAGGTCGAAGATCGGTCGCATGAAGAATTCGAACCAGCCCCAGTCGATCGACTTTGACAGCTTGGGGACACCCGCATCCTCGTAGCGGTCGAGCCACGCCTTCTCCTTGGCGCCGGCGAACAGGCGTGCCTGGGTGGTGCGGCCCTGGCCAGGCGCCAGGCTGATCGGCGCAAGGGCATAATCGGCCTGGTAACCGCCACCCGGGCTGCGCCGGAAATCGCCGGTCACCGCGCCGCTTGGGACCAGCGCCGTCAGCCAATATTTGTCGCTGAAGCCGAGCCAGCCGGAAACGTTGTTGAAGCTCTCGGCCGAATTCTCGTCGAGGTCCTTCCAGTTGACGTCGTAGTTGGCCTTGCCGTCGAACACGGCGATGGGACCGACGTGGTTGGTCCAGGAATCCGCATCGACCGACTTGGCCGACCGGCTGACGAGGCCGAGCGGCCGCACGATGATCGGCTTGCCCGACGCGTTGAGGACCGACTGCTGGACGGTGAAGAGGTATCCGTCGTCGACCGCGATCTTGATCTGGTACCGCGTCCCGTCCGGCGTCTGCGTGCTGAGCGTGACGGGCTGGCCGGGTACGAGCTGCTGCTTGTCCGCAGTCCAAACAGTGTCGAAACCGGGTGCCTGGGTCCCTTCGGCGGTCCAGCCGAAGCTCGCGACGTACGCGCCGGGCGCGCCGAGCGGTGAGAGGAGCCGGACCGGCCGTGCGTCTTTGGCGAGCGTCTGCTTCTGGTCGACCAGCAGAAGGTCGTCGATCTGGGCGCCCTTGAGGTTGATCGAGCCGGTCAGCGACGGCGTCCGGATAGCGACGCGCGGGGCAGAGCCCAGCGCTTGCGACACCGACTGCCGCACCTTGGCCGTGGCGGGCGCGCTCGGCTGCGCCTGGGCCGTCGGCGGAAGCGGCTGCTGCTTGCCGTCCACGATCTTTGTGCTGGGCGGATTGGCCGTCGGGAAGAACGTGTTGGCAGCCCAGCTCCATCCGAGCAGCACGAGCATGCTCAGCACGACCGCAACGATCAGGTTCTTCGAATCATTCACTTGTGGGGCCTCACGGTACCGGATCGGGGCCTTGGCCGCCCCAGGGGTTGCAGCGGAGGATGCGCTTCAACGCCATCCACCCCCCGCGCAGCGCGCCATAGCGTTCGATTGCGGTGATCGCATAGGCCGAACAGCTGGGCTGGTAGCGGCAGCTGGGCGGGAGCACCTGGCTCGGGCCCTTTTGCCACGCACGCGCC is part of the Sphingomicrobium sp. genome and encodes:
- the yidC gene encoding membrane protein insertase YidC; this translates as MNDSKNLIVAVVLSMLVLLGWSWAANTFFPTANPPSTKIVDGKQQPLPPTAQAQPSAPATAKVRQSVSQALGSAPRVAIRTPSLTGSINLKGAQIDDLLLVDQKQTLAKDARPVRLLSPLGAPGAYVASFGWTAEGTQAPGFDTVWTADKQQLVPGQPVTLSTQTPDGTRYQIKIAVDDGYLFTVQQSVLNASGKPIIVRPLGLVSRSAKSVDADSWTNHVGPIAVFDGKANYDVNWKDLDENSAESFNNVSGWLGFSDKYWLTALVPSGAVTGDFRRSPGGGYQADYALAPISLAPGQGRTTQARLFAGAKEKAWLDRYEDAGVPKLSKSIDWGWFEFFMRPIFDLLMFLFHTFGNFGLAIIALTFIVRALMFPIAQKQFQSMAAMRKLQPKMKAVQERFKDDKQRQQQEILKLYQAEKVNPAAGCLPILLQIPVFYALYKVLLVSVEMRHQPFALWIKDLSAPDPLTPVNLFGLLDFTPPSILAIGVLPILVGATQWASMKLNPQPMDPAQAQIFAIMPWFLVIIMAPFAAGLQLYWMTNNLLTIAQQWWLYRKYGLHLSDTHPVQT
- the yidD gene encoding membrane protein insertion efficiency factor YidD encodes the protein MIAKAMILMARAWQKGPSQVLPPSCRYQPSCSAYAITAIERYGALRGGWMALKRILRCNPWGGQGPDPVP